From Campylobacter showae:
CCTTTTTAATAAAAATTGTTATTTCGGAATTATACTTATTTAGAATAAAATTTTTATTAAATAATAAAAATTACTAATAAATAATCTTATAAATTTGGAGCTATAGAAAAAGGCTATCTATAACTTAACTACATTCAAGGAAGCAGTAGGTTGCGATGAGAGCTGCGTTCTTAAAAATAACAAACGTAGCGAAGTAAAAATAAGTACGTAGCCTATGGATATAGAGGTCTCAAAAGTATCTAATTTGACTAAAATTTGAAAATAACGCTATTGAACTAAAAGAAAAGAGGTTTTAATTCAACTTCACTCGTACTAAGCGTAGATTATCTAAATTTAAAAGGAAGAAGAAAGAGAATTTCTTAAGTTTAATTGAGCCAAATAAATATTTACCGGTGATCGGTTTACTCTATTGCGTCTTTTGTATCGTTAGTTTTAAGACTATCTCTAAAAAATATAGGAATTAATAATTTTTTCATAGAAAGATTCATAAAGCGCTTGCTTAAAAGTATAAATTTATGCTGCGATTATAACAAAATTTGGTTTTAGCTCGCTTTTGATATAATCGCGAAAAATTTTAAAAATGAGAGAAAATGGTATTAAATGACCTGATAGACGTTAGTAAAAAAAATGGCGCAGATGAAATTTTAAACGGTATAAATTTTAGCATAAATGAAAAGAGCGGCGTTTTGCTAGCAAGCGACTCTAAAATTTATCAAGAAGTAGGCCTTACCGCGCTTTATAACGAGCTAGAAGAGCTTGAAAACGACTATTTTGAAGTGCTTGAGATCGCCGAGGAGCTAAAATGTTAAAAAAACATCCGCTAATTTCCGTAATGATCGCCATTGTTGTAATATTTTTTGCTACCTACTTTTTTATCTTTGGGTTAGTTTCTATTTTAGATGACGATATTGGCGATAGTAAAGAGCTAAATAATAGCTTTTTTTACGTCAAAGATGACAAGGTCTATGCCATGGTGCCAAGCGGCGGTAAATTTGAGCTAATAGGCGTGAGGGCTAGTAAATTTAGATACATTGACACCGGCAAATACGACAACAGAAACGTTGGCGCTAGCGATAAGGCGGTGTATTGCGGTAATCTCGTGATGAGCGGGCTTGATCCAAATGGCGTTAGAGCGCTTGGCAATGGCTACTTTGGCGATGGCAAGATAACATATTTTTGCGATAGCGTAAGCGAGACAAACCTCGAAATATCCGCACTTAAAGAGTTTTGGGACATCTTCTCACATAAAATGTTTAATACTCCAAAAGCGCAAACTCATATCTATAAATTTAGAGAGGTTAATAACACAAATTTAGCAGCGATCTTGGGCTTTGGCTATGCAAGCGACGGAGTAAAGGTCTATCATGAGGGCAAAGAGCTAGATCGCGCAAATGCCAGCAAAATGCGATATATCGAGCAGGTATCTGGCAGAAAGAGCGTGCATTTTACGACTGACGGAGAAAATGTCTATTATGACAGCACAAAATTAGGGATCAAATTTAGCCCACAAATGCGTGATATCGGCGAGATATGGCGCATTCACTATCTTTATGAGCCAAATTCTGGCATGGTCTATGCAAATGATCATGAATTTGACCCAAAATTTGCCCCATACGAGCCACTTTTTAACCTAGAAGATAAGCACGCCTATCACGCTCTTTTTCGCGGTAAAGGCGGTATCTATCACTGGGAGCGAAAGTGGCAGTGGTATAACAGCATAGATGAGGGTGAGTTTGTAAGGGATGGCGATGATCCGTTTAAAGGCGAGATAACGCCGCTATATGGCGACGTGGTGATAAGTGATGGCAAGACATATTTTTTAAAAACCTATGAAATTTGGCACAACACAAAAAATAACCACAGCCTAAGCTCGCGCCACACGTCTATCGTAAGGCTTGATACAAAAGAGCAGTGGCGAAAGATAGGTCTTGTAAGAAACGATGGCTACGGAGCGGTCTATGCAAACGGCGATAAGACATATTATTTTGATAATGTTGGCTACGGCTGGCGTTTTAACAGCAGTGTTTATGATATAAACGACCTTGGCGTGGTTGAAATTCTCACTCGTCCTTATGACTCAAATGTTAAGAATTTAAAACTTGATGAGATAGTAAAAATGGTAGATCAAGGCGCTATGACGCCGACTGAAGGCGAGGTGGTGATCGATGCGATAAGCGACTTTGATGATTACTCGCAAAAATATGCCTACTGGATATTTTTAGCCATTGCATTTATAGTCTCGGTGGTTGGCGCTATTTTTAAAAATAAAAAGCAAGCAAATAAGCTTAAAAAAAGGGTAGATGATTATAGATTATGAGAAAAATTGCGACTAAGATACTTTTTCTTTTTGTCATTTTGACGCTATGTTTTGTTTTGGCAATGCTTTATCTGTGGTGTGAGGGAGAGTATCAAAGAGGCTTTTCAAACATTGATAGTAGCGAGTTTTACCGCTCGCCTGAGGGTAAAATTTACGTTCAAATTTCAGGTAGTGGCAAGTATGAGCTAAAAGGCGTCGATGAGGCTAGTTTTAGGGTCTTAAAGCTAAAACACGCGTATGATTACTCAAACGTGGCGGCTGATAAAAACAGCGTCTATTGCGCTAGAGAAATTTTGCCTGGTCTTGATCCAAAAAGTGCCAAAGTGCTTGGCAATGGCTATATAAGTGACGGCAAGATAAGCTATTATTGCAGCACTAGAAGCGAGAAAGAGGCGGGATTTAGCGAATTTAGTGCCATTATGAAAAACCTTGCTCACGTTTTTATAAAAAGCTACGATGATAGCTCATATTTTTATAGGACAAAGCTGGTTGAAAGTGCAAATTTAGAGCCTATATTTGACGCTGGCTTTGCAAGAGATGGCGGCACGCTTTACTACAAGGGCGAAAAGCTTGACGCGCAGCCTAGCGAGCTAAGATACATCACGGCAGAAAATGGCGCTCCTAGCGGATATTACACAGACGGCAAAAGCCTATTTTTAGGCTTTTATAAGCTTGATACAAGCTACACAGATGGGACGCGCCAGATATGCTACGACCCAAAGCACGATATAGAATATCTTTTTGAGCCAAAAAGTGGGGCGGCGTTTGCAAATGAGCGTAAATTTAGCACCCAAAATATGCCTTATAGCGCCATTTATAGCGTGGATAACGTGCACTCGTTTTGGCCTCTTTTTGCCAGCAAAGATGGAATTTACTTTTGGGATGGCAGTAAAAACGAACAGGCTAAAATTTCAGACTACCAGCTAAAAGGCGAGTTAAAAAGGCTCTTTGCTGACGTTTTTGTAGATGAGAGTTCAGCGTATTTTTTACAGCAAGGCGAAGAGTGGCAGCGCTCAAAGCACGGCAGGCACTTAGTGGCGCAAACAGTCTCTTTATATAAATTTGCCCCAAATAGCTCTTGGCGTGAGATAGGGCTGGTAAAAGATGGCGAGTATGGCGCTGTATATGCAAACGGCGATAAGCTCTATTTTTTTAGCAAGATAAAGCCATTTTATGGCATAAAGCATAGCGTTTATGAGGTGGTTGATCTTGGAGCGGTTGAAATTTTAACCAGGCCGCCGCACTTTCAGGGCAAGAATCTAGAGGCAAAAGATATTTACGAGCTTATAAAAACCGGCGCGCTAGTACCTGCTAGCGGCGAGGAGGTGGCGATATCTCGCATCGAGGTAGAAAAGCCGACCATCATACTTTATATCACATTTGGCATCGCTTTTATCGTTGCGATCATTTTTGGAGTGACAAAAGCTAGAAGCGCAAAAAGAGACTTCATATAAATTTGATGTAAATTTTCAAAACGCCTTTTTGCAGTGGTTTACTCCTTAAATTTAGCCAAAAATTTAAGGAGTAAATTTGACATATTTACTCTTTTTTGTTATTTTAAAGTGAAGCTGAAATTTACAAAAAGGAGAAAAATGATCAAATTTCAAAGGTCTAAATTTAACAACTCGGTGTTTATCCCATCGCTTGTTGTCATATTTTTAATAACGGCATTTGCAGCAATATTTCCAAATTTCTCAAATGAGTTTTTTAAAGGTATGCAAAACTACATCGCGGCCAAATTTGGCTGGTTTTACATCCTGGCCGTCGCCGTCATACTTCTAAGCATCATCATCCTTGGCTTTAGCAAGCTTGGCGAGATCAAACTGGGAGCCGATCACGTAAAGCCGGAGCACAAAAATATCTCGTGGTTTTCTATGCTTTTTGCCGCCGGCATGGGCATCGGGCTTGTATTTTTTGGCGTGGCCGAGCCGCTCATGCACTATCTAAATCCGCCGCTCGGCGACGCGCAAACTATCGCAGCGCAAAAACTTGCGATGAATATCACCTTCTTTCACTGGGGTATGGGCGCATGGTCGGTCTATGCTATCGTGGCGTTAATTCTCGCCTTTTTCTCGTATAGACACGGCTTGCCGCTCACGCTTAGATCGGCGTTTTATCCGATCATCGGAGATAAAATTTACGGCAAGATAGGCAACGCTATCGACACATTTGCCGTCGTGGCGACGCTATTTGGCGTGGCGACATCGCTAGGATACGGTGTACTTCAGGTAAATGCGGGCCTTACGCACGTTTTTGGCCTGCCGACTATGCATATCACGCTTCTTATCGTGCTTTGTTTTGCAGCGACCATCTCAGCGGCAAGCGGCGTAGATAAAGGGATTAAAATTTTATCAAACTCAAACATCGCGCTAGCTATATGTTTTATGTTTTTGATACTATTTTTAGGCGATACGACGCAGCTTTTAAAGTCGTTTGTGCAAAATAGCGGCGACTACGTCTCGACGCTTATTTCAAACACCTTTAACCTCTACGCCTACGAGAGGCAAAATGAGAGCTGGCTTGGCGGTTGGACGCTGCTATACTGGGCTTGGTGGCTATCTTGGTCGCCGTTTGTGGGGCTTTTTATCGCCAAAATTTCAAAGGGCAGGACGATAAGAGAATTTGTGATCGGCGTACTTTTCGTGCCAACTGGTTTTACCTTTGCTTGGATGAGCTTTTTTGGTAACTCGGCGATCGCGCTTGTTCAGGGCGGATTTAGCGAGCTTGCTACGACCGTAAATTCCGACTCGGCTTCGGCGCTTTTTATGTTTTTAGAAAAATTTAGCTTCTCAGGCGTGCTAAGCACGATCGCGGTCTTTATGATCGTCATATTTTTCGTCACTTCGGCCGACTCAGCGGCGATCGTGATGAACATGCTTTGCTCAAACGGCAAGGACGATACGCCGGTTTGGCAAAAGGTCTTTTGGGGCGTTACAGTGGGCGTCGTGGCGGCATTTTTGATGCTAGCCGGCGGCCTTGGCTCGCTTCAAGCGCTTACTATCGCTACGGCGCTGCCGTTTGCCATAGTGCTACTTGGCGCCATTTACGGGCTATTTAAGGCGCTGCGCGTCGATGTGACCAAAAAAGAGACAAATAACTTTAACAACATGCCTCTTAGCGATCTTTCAAAGCCGTGGCAAGAGCGTCTAAGTGCGATCATCACGCTACCTAGCAAAAAAGACGGCAGTAAATTTCTAAACGAAGTCGTGCTAAAAGCCTTTAACGAGCTAAAAGATGAATTTGCCAAAAACGGCCTTGAGGCAAATGTAACAAAAGCTGAAAATTTCGTAAATTTAAACGTCGGGCTTGGCGACGAGATGGACTTTAGATACGGCGTATATCTCACCAAAAGCCAGAGCCCGGACTACACTAGAGAGCTTGAAGGCGACGATCTTTACTACAGAGCCGAGGTATATCTAAAAGAGGGCGGTCAAGACTACGACGTGCTTGGTTGGAGCGAGGCCACGCTGATAAACGACGTCATCGAGCAATACCGCAAACATATGCAGTTCTTGCATGTAGTTAGAAAATAATAATTTGGCGTAAATTTGCATAAATTTACGCCTTTAAATTTATGCCAAGTAGCCTTTTTCTAATAATATTTACAAATTTTAATCCGGATTTGTTTTAAATTTTAAAGATGGTTCTAAAAACTTTAAATAAAATTTTTATATAATCTCTCTTTTTCACAAAGGTATACAGATGGATAGAAAATCGTGGAGTTCAAAACTCACATACATTTTAGCCGTTGCAGGAGCTACGGTCGGTTTTGGCGCGACGTGGCGTTTCCCGTATCTGGTCGGGCAAAACGGCGGCGGCGCCTACGTGCTCGTGTTTTGCATCGCGATGATCGTGATCGGTATACCGATGATTTTGGCTGAAAATGCGATCGGTAGACGCCTAAAATGCAACTCCGTGGACGCATTTGGCGGTAAAAATATAAATCCGGCATGGAAAATCGTGGGCTGGATGGGGCTGCTTGGGGCATTTGGCATCATGGCATACTACATGGTTATCGGCGGCTGGGTGCTAAACTACATCGCGCAGATCGCATTTGGTATGCTCGATCTCTCGCAGGTGCTGAGCTTTGAGGCTACGAGCGCGTTTTACGAGCAAAATATCGTGAGCGATCCGCTGGCTATTAGCTTTGCGACGCTCGTGTTCGTGCTCGTAAACTACGCGATCTTGGTGCAGGGCGCAGTCGGCGGTATAGAGCGCTCGGCGAAGTACCTCATGCCGCTACTTTTCGTGCTGATGATCGTGATGATCGTAAAAAACTTGACCTTAGATGGCGTGGCGCAGGGAATTAAATTTTACCTCACGCCAGATTTTTCAAAGATAAATTTAAAGCTTTTTGTCGAGGTTTTGGGGCAGGTATTTTTCGCGCTTTCGCTTGGTTTTGGCGTGATGATTACGCTTTCAAGCTTTGTTAAAAAGGACGAAGGGCTGGTTAAAATCTCGATCATCACGGGCATCCTAAACACCCTCATCGCCGTGCTTGCGGGCTTTATGATATTTCCGTCGCTCTTTAGCTACGGCGTCTCGCCCGATAGCGGCCCAAGCCTCGTGTTTAAGAGCTTGCCGATCGTTTTTTCGCATATGCCTTTTGGCGGATTTTTCGCAGTCGCGTTTTTTGCGCTGCTGATGATCGCCGCGCTCACGACCTCGCTGCCGATCTACGAGGTTATCATCACGACGCTTCAGGAGAAATTTAAAATCAAACGCAAAAGCGCGATTTTGCTGGTGCTAGGCACGATATTTATATTTGGAAATTTACCGTCCTTGATGGCTACGAATCTGCTTGCGGACGTTAAAATTTTCGGTAAAAATATCTTTGACGCATACGACGCCATCAGCGCTACGATATTTTTCGTGCTGACTTCGCTAGGATGCGCGATATTTGTCGGCTGGGTGCTAAAAGACGAAGCCAAACGCGAGATAATGCAAGGCAGCGAAAAATACGCAAAACTCGTAAATATCTGGTTTTGGTATATCAAATTTGTCGTACCGTTTATCATTTTGGTGCTTTTTATCAGCTCGTTTTACGATAATTTTTTAAAGTAAATTTGATGGCAAGTCTCGTAAATTTATCTAACGGCGATCGCCTAAATTTGCGCGTAGAGGGTCAAATTTTACTTAGCGAGAGCATCAAAAACGGCAAAACGAGGCAGACGCAAAAGGAGTTTGCTAGCGCTGGCGAAGCGCAAAAAGCCTGCGTGAAAAAGGAGTGGGAGAGCTTAAAAAAAGGCTACGTCCTGCAAAACGCGGACGCAAAAGCGGGCGAAGCGAGTTTGCACGTATATATCGGCGGCGGATACACGGGCGCGCTAGCCTTTGCGGGCGCTGGCGATGATCTTTTCGTCTATAAATGCGGCGGCTACAAAGAGGGCGGCGCACTGGATGATTTTCTCGTCAGGCTGAACGCGAGCGGCGCCGTAAAGCAGCAGACCCTCTTGCCAAAGCCGCTTGCGTGGCAGGCGGAGCGCGCGGGCGAAATTTTGCTTTTGGATCTGGATCATTTTATATTCAAATTTGATCCCTCGAGCGGCGAATTTAACGATCTCTCTCAAGGGTTGAGCTTTAAAAATAGCAAAGAATTTACGAGTTTCGTTTGCGTTGCGAAAGATACGGCGGCGTTTGCGATGTTTGGTCAAATTTTTACTTTGCGCGGCGGCGAGATTTCGCCTTTGGCCGAATACAAATCCGAAATGAAAAACTACTCGCCGATCCTTTGTGCTGCGCTCGACGCTAACGGCACGCGGCTCGCGCTTTGCTGCAAGCAAAACGAGATCAAAATTTTAAGCACGCTAAATGGAGAAATTTTAAACGAGATCAGAGGCGATTTTGGCATTTTTGATAAAATTTGCTTTTTAGCGGACGGCTCGGTGCTGGGCAAGGAGCGCTACACGAGCAAGCTAGGTT
This genomic window contains:
- a CDS encoding BCCT family transporter, which translates into the protein MIKFQRSKFNNSVFIPSLVVIFLITAFAAIFPNFSNEFFKGMQNYIAAKFGWFYILAVAVILLSIIILGFSKLGEIKLGADHVKPEHKNISWFSMLFAAGMGIGLVFFGVAEPLMHYLNPPLGDAQTIAAQKLAMNITFFHWGMGAWSVYAIVALILAFFSYRHGLPLTLRSAFYPIIGDKIYGKIGNAIDTFAVVATLFGVATSLGYGVLQVNAGLTHVFGLPTMHITLLIVLCFAATISAASGVDKGIKILSNSNIALAICFMFLILFLGDTTQLLKSFVQNSGDYVSTLISNTFNLYAYERQNESWLGGWTLLYWAWWLSWSPFVGLFIAKISKGRTIREFVIGVLFVPTGFTFAWMSFFGNSAIALVQGGFSELATTVNSDSASALFMFLEKFSFSGVLSTIAVFMIVIFFVTSADSAAIVMNMLCSNGKDDTPVWQKVFWGVTVGVVAAFLMLAGGLGSLQALTIATALPFAIVLLGAIYGLFKALRVDVTKKETNNFNNMPLSDLSKPWQERLSAIITLPSKKDGSKFLNEVVLKAFNELKDEFAKNGLEANVTKAENFVNLNVGLGDEMDFRYGVYLTKSQSPDYTRELEGDDLYYRAEVYLKEGGQDYDVLGWSEATLINDVIEQYRKHMQFLHVVRK
- a CDS encoding sodium-dependent transporter, which translates into the protein MDRKSWSSKLTYILAVAGATVGFGATWRFPYLVGQNGGGAYVLVFCIAMIVIGIPMILAENAIGRRLKCNSVDAFGGKNINPAWKIVGWMGLLGAFGIMAYYMVIGGWVLNYIAQIAFGMLDLSQVLSFEATSAFYEQNIVSDPLAISFATLVFVLVNYAILVQGAVGGIERSAKYLMPLLFVLMIVMIVKNLTLDGVAQGIKFYLTPDFSKINLKLFVEVLGQVFFALSLGFGVMITLSSFVKKDEGLVKISIITGILNTLIAVLAGFMIFPSLFSYGVSPDSGPSLVFKSLPIVFSHMPFGGFFAVAFFALLMIAALTTSLPIYEVIITTLQEKFKIKRKSAILLVLGTIFIFGNLPSLMATNLLADVKIFGKNIFDAYDAISATIFFVLTSLGCAIFVGWVLKDEAKREIMQGSEKYAKLVNIWFWYIKFVVPFIILVLFISSFYDNFLK
- a CDS encoding DKNYY domain-containing protein; the protein is MLKKHPLISVMIAIVVIFFATYFFIFGLVSILDDDIGDSKELNNSFFYVKDDKVYAMVPSGGKFELIGVRASKFRYIDTGKYDNRNVGASDKAVYCGNLVMSGLDPNGVRALGNGYFGDGKITYFCDSVSETNLEISALKEFWDIFSHKMFNTPKAQTHIYKFREVNNTNLAAILGFGYASDGVKVYHEGKELDRANASKMRYIEQVSGRKSVHFTTDGENVYYDSTKLGIKFSPQMRDIGEIWRIHYLYEPNSGMVYANDHEFDPKFAPYEPLFNLEDKHAYHALFRGKGGIYHWERKWQWYNSIDEGEFVRDGDDPFKGEITPLYGDVVISDGKTYFLKTYEIWHNTKNNHSLSSRHTSIVRLDTKEQWRKIGLVRNDGYGAVYANGDKTYYFDNVGYGWRFNSSVYDINDLGVVEILTRPYDSNVKNLKLDEIVKMVDQGAMTPTEGEVVIDAISDFDDYSQKYAYWIFLAIAFIVSVVGAIFKNKKQANKLKKRVDDYRL
- a CDS encoding DKNYY domain-containing protein — translated: MRKIATKILFLFVILTLCFVLAMLYLWCEGEYQRGFSNIDSSEFYRSPEGKIYVQISGSGKYELKGVDEASFRVLKLKHAYDYSNVAADKNSVYCAREILPGLDPKSAKVLGNGYISDGKISYYCSTRSEKEAGFSEFSAIMKNLAHVFIKSYDDSSYFYRTKLVESANLEPIFDAGFARDGGTLYYKGEKLDAQPSELRYITAENGAPSGYYTDGKSLFLGFYKLDTSYTDGTRQICYDPKHDIEYLFEPKSGAAFANERKFSTQNMPYSAIYSVDNVHSFWPLFASKDGIYFWDGSKNEQAKISDYQLKGELKRLFADVFVDESSAYFLQQGEEWQRSKHGRHLVAQTVSLYKFAPNSSWREIGLVKDGEYGAVYANGDKLYFFSKIKPFYGIKHSVYEVVDLGAVEILTRPPHFQGKNLEAKDIYELIKTGALVPASGEEVAISRIEVEKPTIILYITFGIAFIVAIIFGVTKARSAKRDFI